From the genome of Populus trichocarpa isolate Nisqually-1 chromosome 15, P.trichocarpa_v4.1, whole genome shotgun sequence, one region includes:
- the LOC7457761 gene encoding short-chain dehydrogenase TIC 32 B, chloroplastic isoform X2 encodes MRIVIPARDLKKAAGVKEAIQKESPNAEIIIFETDMSSFVSVKRFCSGFLALGLPLNILINNAGIYSQKLEFSEDKIEMTFATNYLGHYLMTELLLEKMIETAEQTGIQGRIINLSSVIHSWVKRDAFCLQKMLSPKSYDGTRAYSQSKLANILHVKEIARQLRARNARVTINAVHPGIVKTGILRASYKGFLTDSLYFIASKLLKSTSQGASTTCYVALSQQIEGVSGKYFADCNESKCSTLANDESEAQKLWMQTHALMQRYLYLPAA; translated from the exons ATGAGAATAGTGATTCCTGCAAGGGACTTGAAAAAGGCAGCTGGAGTAAAGGAAGCGATACAAAAAGAGAGTCCAAATGCAGAGATAATAATATTTGAGACTGATATGAGCTCGTTTGTTTCTGTAAAGAGATTTTGTTCTGGTTTTCTTGCTCTTGGACTACCCCTGAACATCCTCAT AAATAATGCTGGAATATACTCTCAGAAATTGGAGTTCTCTGAAGACAAAATCGAAATGACATTTGCTACGAATTACTTGG GGCATTATTTGATGACAGAGCTGCTGTTAGAGAAAATGATAGAAACAGCAGAGCAGACAGGCATCCAAGGAAGAATAATAAATCTCTCGTCTGTAATTCACAGCTGGGTGAAGAGAGATGCTTTTTGCCTCCAGAAAATGCTAAGCCCGAAGAG CTATGATGGGACACGTGCATATTCTCAGTCCAAATTGGCTAATATATTGCACGTCAAGGAAATAGCCAGACAGCTCAGG GCAAGGAATGCAAGAGTAACTATCAATGCGGTACATCCAGGCATTGTGAAGACTGGAATATTGAGAGCTAGTTATAAGGGCTTCCTCACAG ATTCCCTTTACTTCATTGCGTCCAAGTTACTAAAATCAACATCTCAG GGTGCATCAACCACATGTTATGTTGCTTTGAGTCAGCAAATAGAAGGTGTGAGTGGCAAATACTTCGCAGACTGTAATGAAAGTAAATGTTCAACTCTGGCAAATGATGAATCTGAAGCACAGAAACTGTGGATGCAAACCCATGCACTGATGCAGAGATATCTGTATCTACCAGCAGCATAG
- the LOC7457761 gene encoding short-chain dehydrogenase TIC 32 B, chloroplastic isoform X1, which translates to MKETWRYLAGIAGPSGYGSNSTAEQVIQDSACLVPPHLTAIITGATSGIGVETARALAKKGMRIVIPARDLKKAAGVKEAIQKESPNAEIIIFETDMSSFVSVKRFCSGFLALGLPLNILINNAGIYSQKLEFSEDKIEMTFATNYLGHYLMTELLLEKMIETAEQTGIQGRIINLSSVIHSWVKRDAFCLQKMLSPKSYDGTRAYSQSKLANILHVKEIARQLRARNARVTINAVHPGIVKTGILRASYKGFLTDSLYFIASKLLKSTSQGASTTCYVALSQQIEGVSGKYFADCNESKCSTLANDESEAQKLWMQTHALMQRYLYLPAA; encoded by the exons ATGAAGGAAACATGGAGATATCTAGCAGGCATTGCAGGCCCAAGTGGTTATGGCTCAAATTCAACTGCTGAGCAAGTTATTCAAGATTCTGCTTGCTTAGTCCCTCCCCATTTAACTGCCATCATCACTG gggCTACATCAGGTATTGGAGTGGAAACAGCAAGAGCACTAGCTAAAAAGGGTATGAGAATAGTGATTCCTGCAAGGGACTTGAAAAAGGCAGCTGGAGTAAAGGAAGCGATACAAAAAGAGAGTCCAAATGCAGAGATAATAATATTTGAGACTGATATGAGCTCGTTTGTTTCTGTAAAGAGATTTTGTTCTGGTTTTCTTGCTCTTGGACTACCCCTGAACATCCTCAT AAATAATGCTGGAATATACTCTCAGAAATTGGAGTTCTCTGAAGACAAAATCGAAATGACATTTGCTACGAATTACTTGG GGCATTATTTGATGACAGAGCTGCTGTTAGAGAAAATGATAGAAACAGCAGAGCAGACAGGCATCCAAGGAAGAATAATAAATCTCTCGTCTGTAATTCACAGCTGGGTGAAGAGAGATGCTTTTTGCCTCCAGAAAATGCTAAGCCCGAAGAG CTATGATGGGACACGTGCATATTCTCAGTCCAAATTGGCTAATATATTGCACGTCAAGGAAATAGCCAGACAGCTCAGG GCAAGGAATGCAAGAGTAACTATCAATGCGGTACATCCAGGCATTGTGAAGACTGGAATATTGAGAGCTAGTTATAAGGGCTTCCTCACAG ATTCCCTTTACTTCATTGCGTCCAAGTTACTAAAATCAACATCTCAG GGTGCATCAACCACATGTTATGTTGCTTTGAGTCAGCAAATAGAAGGTGTGAGTGGCAAATACTTCGCAGACTGTAATGAAAGTAAATGTTCAACTCTGGCAAATGATGAATCTGAAGCACAGAAACTGTGGATGCAAACCCATGCACTGATGCAGAGATATCTGTATCTACCAGCAGCATAG
- the LOC7453785 gene encoding kinetochore protein SPC25 homolog isoform X2 yields MEWKATETVRAKMESLRLICDRDAQIQLQKMDSFTASFSNSMDSVKARAEETVQNQGKLGRLKSSLKEADGEFVKVLAVKTQKEAKQLVTRDSISATRARIQKLQKSVQVQRARRDEHAAIMSQQSLALATSKETEHQDIDHRREIQEAMLWYNMVLGFKIEGVKFTFNNINLKNPYKEYSFTIRYENDMYTLLACDPQLNDTKQLIHELNKTNGLFKFVRKLREKFQEAAPLGFLPQSTTLHQETTISVSAPVFSDVSESPSTTSQTSDELKRNSKRSRHGRGGRQAIMSPVSVRRSPRFKGKK; encoded by the exons ATGGAATGGAAAGCGACGGAAACTGTACGAGCAAAAATGGAGTCCTTGCGGTTGATTTGCGACAGAGATGCCCAAATCCAACTGCAGAAAATGGACTCCTTCACGGCGTCGTTTTCCAACTCTATGGATTCAGTCAAGGCCAGAGCAGAAGAAACTGTGCAGAATCAAG GGAAATTAGGGAGGTTGAAATCTAGCTTGAAAGAAGCTGATGGTGAATTTGTTAAAGTTCTGGcag TTAAGACTCAGAAAGAGGCCAAGCAGCTGGTAACAAGGGACTCCATATCTGCTACAAGAGCTAGAATACAAAAACTTCAAAAGAGTGTTCAAGTTCAAAGGGCCAGGAGGGATGAGCATGCAGCAATCATGTCCCAGCAATCTCTAG CTTTGGCAACATCCAAAGAAACAGAACACCAAGACATCGACCATAGAAGGGAAATTCAAGAGGCAATGTTATGGTACAATATGGTTCTTGGCTTCAAAATTGAAG GGGTAAAATTCACATTCAACaacatcaatttgaaaaatccATACAAGGAGTACTCTTTCACCATTCGCTATGAAAATGATATGTACACAT TGTTGGCTTGTGATCCACAATTGAATGACACCAAACAGTTGATCCATGAGTTGAATAAAACCAATGGCTTGTTCAAATTTGTCAGAAAATTAAGAGAGAAGTTTCAAGAAGCTGCACCACTTG GATTCTTGCCTCAGTCCACAACTCTTCATCAAGAGACAACAATATCTGTGTCTGCTCCAGTTTTTAGTGACGTAAGTGAATCTCCATCAACGACAAGCCAAACTTCAGATGAACTCAAAAGAAATTCCAAGAGAAGTAGGCATGGAAGAGGAGGGAGACAGGCAATCATGTCTCCTGTATCTGTTCGCCGGTCCCCACGCTTTAAG GGTAAGAAATGA
- the LOC7453785 gene encoding kinetochore protein SPC25 homolog isoform X1 — translation MEWKATETVRAKMESLRLICDRDAQIQLQKMDSFTASFSNSMDSVKARAEETVQNQGKLGRLKSSLKEADGEFVKVLAVKTQKEAKQLVTRDSISATRARIQKLQKSVQVQRARRDEHAAIMSQQSLALATSKETEHQDIDHRREIQEAMLWYNMVLGFKIEGGRGVKFTFNNINLKNPYKEYSFTIRYENDMYTLLACDPQLNDTKQLIHELNKTNGLFKFVRKLREKFQEAAPLGFLPQSTTLHQETTISVSAPVFSDVSESPSTTSQTSDELKRNSKRSRHGRGGRQAIMSPVSVRRSPRFKGKK, via the exons ATGGAATGGAAAGCGACGGAAACTGTACGAGCAAAAATGGAGTCCTTGCGGTTGATTTGCGACAGAGATGCCCAAATCCAACTGCAGAAAATGGACTCCTTCACGGCGTCGTTTTCCAACTCTATGGATTCAGTCAAGGCCAGAGCAGAAGAAACTGTGCAGAATCAAG GGAAATTAGGGAGGTTGAAATCTAGCTTGAAAGAAGCTGATGGTGAATTTGTTAAAGTTCTGGcag TTAAGACTCAGAAAGAGGCCAAGCAGCTGGTAACAAGGGACTCCATATCTGCTACAAGAGCTAGAATACAAAAACTTCAAAAGAGTGTTCAAGTTCAAAGGGCCAGGAGGGATGAGCATGCAGCAATCATGTCCCAGCAATCTCTAG CTTTGGCAACATCCAAAGAAACAGAACACCAAGACATCGACCATAGAAGGGAAATTCAAGAGGCAATGTTATGGTACAATATGGTTCTTGGCTTCAAAATTGAAGGTGGCAGGG GGGTAAAATTCACATTCAACaacatcaatttgaaaaatccATACAAGGAGTACTCTTTCACCATTCGCTATGAAAATGATATGTACACAT TGTTGGCTTGTGATCCACAATTGAATGACACCAAACAGTTGATCCATGAGTTGAATAAAACCAATGGCTTGTTCAAATTTGTCAGAAAATTAAGAGAGAAGTTTCAAGAAGCTGCACCACTTG GATTCTTGCCTCAGTCCACAACTCTTCATCAAGAGACAACAATATCTGTGTCTGCTCCAGTTTTTAGTGACGTAAGTGAATCTCCATCAACGACAAGCCAAACTTCAGATGAACTCAAAAGAAATTCCAAGAGAAGTAGGCATGGAAGAGGAGGGAGACAGGCAATCATGTCTCCTGTATCTGTTCGCCGGTCCCCACGCTTTAAG GGTAAGAAATGA